The DNA window ATGCTTTGGTAAGTAGTGTCACTGATATTTTTACTAAGTTCAGTGGTAAGGATGATATAAAGAGAGAATTGGAGTTGAATAGTGTTGTTTTTAGCCATGAAATGGTTTTGAAAGTGTTGAAGAATGTTGAGTCTAGCCCTGATGTAGCAATTAGGTTTTTTGATTGGGTTTTGGAGACTAATGGGGAAAAGCTTAGTTCCAAATCGTATAACCGGATGTTAGGTATTTTGGGTGTCAATGGGTTGATTGAGGAATTTTGGGGTTTGGTTGATGTTATGAAGAAGAAAGGGTATGGTATCTCTGGTGCCGTTCGTGATAGAGTTGCTTTGAAGTTTGAGAAAGAGGGACTGGAGAGTGATTTGGAGAGATTAAAAGGGGTTTTTGCTTCGGGATCTGTCGATAATTCAATCGAAAAGGTTTGTTCCAGGGTGTGTAAGATTATTAAGAGCGAGTTATGGGGTGATGATGTTGAAAACCGGTTACTCAATCTGAATGTTACGTTTTCAAATGATTTGGTGAAAATGGTATTGGAATATCTTGCTTCTGAGCCAGCAAAATCATTGATATTTTTCCGATGGATCGAGGAACGCGGTTTGGTGAAGCACGACGGACAGAGTTATAATGCTATGGCTAGAACTTTAGGGAGGGAAGATTGCATTGATCGATTTTGGAAAGTTGTTGATGAAATGAGAAGCCTTGGGTATGAAATGGAAATGGAGACTTATATAAAGGTTTTCGAGCACTTTTGTAAGAAGAAAATGATTAAAGAAGCTGTAGACTTGTATGAGTTCGCAATGGCCGGTTCCAATAAGCCTTCTACGAGCTCTTGTACCTTTTTGCTGAAGAAATTAGTGGTGTCTAAACAATTAGACATGCGTCTGTTTTCAAGAGTCGTGAAGACTTTTGTTGAGAATGGGAATGTCTTGACAGATTCCATGGTTGATTCGGTTCTTAAATCTTTGACGAGTGTTGGTAGACTCAGGGAATACAACAAGGTTCTAAAAGTAATGCAGGAGAATGGGTTTATAACCAGTGGTAATTTACAGTCGAAAATTACTTTTAGACTTGCTAGTGCTGGTAAGAAAGACGAAGCTTCTGAGTTTATAGCATCAAAT is part of the Gossypium hirsutum isolate 1008001.06 chromosome D11, Gossypium_hirsutum_v2.1, whole genome shotgun sequence genome and encodes:
- the LOC121223551 gene encoding pentatricopeptide repeat-containing protein At3g02490, mitochondrial, which encodes MVMKVRHPWRFLLFRNYPRRSPLRISAVSQVLIPSPPIVHSFNNIASRSHFTSPFNLMKGLSILNYNNQSNSFSSEAQKDPDHALVSSVTDIFTKFSGKDDIKRELELNSVVFSHEMVLKVLKNVESSPDVAIRFFDWVLETNGEKLSSKSYNRMLGILGVNGLIEEFWGLVDVMKKKGYGISGAVRDRVALKFEKEGLESDLERLKGVFASGSVDNSIEKVCSRVCKIIKSELWGDDVENRLLNLNVTFSNDLVKMVLEYLASEPAKSLIFFRWIEERGLVKHDGQSYNAMARTLGREDCIDRFWKVVDEMRSLGYEMEMETYIKVFEHFCKKKMIKEAVDLYEFAMAGSNKPSTSSCTFLLKKLVVSKQLDMRLFSRVVKTFVENGNVLTDSMVDSVLKSLTSVGRLREYNKVLKVMQENGFITSGNLQSKITFRLASAGKKDEASEFIASNTNLDHKAWAALIEGCCAAGDIETASTYFENMVEKNGVSHASYAFNWLVYSYCSRKRAKDACKLLHKYVSENQLKPWHDTYKELIRKLLAQDGFKDALSLFDLMKNDGFPPFIDPFIEYVSRRSGSSDDAIAFLKSMTSQRFPSMSVVLRVFEAFFKASRQNEAQDLLLKCPSFVRNNPDVLNLFCSMKSGKVVAAPSMVA